Proteins from a single region of Pseudodesulfovibrio portus:
- the rbfA gene encoding 30S ribosome-binding factor RbfA — MKASSSRRAVRMGDQIMREVGTLLVEEAADPRLQLVTLSGVRMNANLRIAEIFYTVSGDEEHRKEVQTGLEKATGFLRSRLGRNLKLQFTPELRFVFDDFLEDVVYGKSTQTD; from the coding sequence ATGAAAGCTTCAAGCTCCCGCCGCGCCGTACGCATGGGCGACCAGATCATGCGCGAAGTCGGCACCCTGCTGGTGGAAGAGGCCGCCGATCCCCGGCTGCAGCTCGTCACCCTGAGCGGAGTGCGCATGAACGCCAACCTGCGTATCGCGGAGATTTTCTACACCGTGTCCGGCGACGAAGAGCACCGCAAAGAGGTCCAGACGGGCCTGGAAAAAGCCACCGGCTTCCTCCGGTCCCGGCTGGGAAGAAACCTCAAGCTCCAGTTCACCCCGGAGTTGCGGTTCGTTTTCGACGATTTTCTCGAGGATGTGGTCTATGGAAAATCCACGCAAACGGATTAG
- a CDS encoding DUF503 domain-containing protein encodes MIIGVLTLEFRLHGNRSLKGKRKVALSLKQKLRNKFNVAVAEIEAMDVHDKLVLGVVTTANETTRVESRLAKALAMIEAISPAELTRCNTEIFSDTE; translated from the coding sequence ATGATCATCGGCGTACTCACCCTGGAATTCAGGCTGCACGGCAACCGCTCCCTCAAGGGCAAGCGCAAGGTGGCGCTCAGCCTGAAGCAGAAGCTGCGCAACAAGTTCAATGTGGCCGTTGCCGAGATCGAGGCCATGGACGTCCATGACAAGCTGGTGCTGGGGGTGGTCACCACCGCCAACGAGACCACCAGGGTGGAAAGCAGGCTGGCCAAGGCCCTGGCCATGATCGAGGCCATCTCCCCAGCGGAGCTGACCAGGTGCAATACTGAAATTTTTTCGGATACCGAGTAA
- the infB gene encoding translation initiation factor IF-2, with the protein MTAKVRVEDLAAEFKLSNKEIIQQLREIGVQAKSQKTVVEDEDVERLKAEMKKGGTRKREVRRVGEKGVVIRRRRVKSKPAQEEAAPEAVETVEEPVEIPVPTEETPVAEEAAPETVEPEKKKTAKKKAAKTTKPKVKIIEPAVAEVKTEEPEAEAEAPEAPVQEAVAEEAAPEPAPEATEAAEPAEAEEAPKAEEEPAAAVAEEQAEEPKAEEKQPAKAKKKKKKKELEAPKVKIISMPTQEEVQAREAAKMAQPERRPAGRGRPAGGRPGGPRPGGAPGAARPGGPRPGAPAPDPALPDGRSKKKKGKKDRRVVEFGTAGRKDETRHFNDPFPRGGKGRKKKGRRGSVQQEAMQAQPMKAAKRKIKFDEAIRLADMAHQMGVKAQDLIKALFGMGVMATINQSLDFDTASLLATEFGYDVENVSFDEQEFLIPVEADKDEDLKPRPPVVTIMGHVDHGKTSLLDAIRLSNVTDGEAGGITQHIGAYHVQTNRGEVVFLDTPGHEAFTTMRMRGAQVTDIVILVVAADDGVMDQTREAISHSKAAGVPIVVAVNKMDKEGANPDNVKRELAELGLSPEDWGGDTIFAHVSAKQKEGIDELLEMVLLQAEVMELKANPDKHARGHIVEARLDKGRGPVGTMLISEGTINQGDSFVSGVHFGKVRAMFNDQGKKLKTAGPAMPVEIQGFDGLPEAGDELFVVDDEKVARRIANSRAMKQREKILSSKSKVTLESFLASKPNDEAQTLNLVLKADVQGSLEAVTEALNKLSTDEVKISVVHGGAGAITESDILLASASEAVIIGFNVRPNLKVKEIAEQEGVEVRFYDIIYKLVQEVKDAMSGMLTPDIEEVYLGQAEVRQTFSVPKIGIIAGCYVPDGKITRGCKARLLRDGVVIYTGQVSSLKREKDDAREVTKGFECGIGLEKFNDIKAGDIIEAFDTKEIARTID; encoded by the coding sequence ATGACGGCAAAGGTTCGGGTAGAAGACTTGGCTGCCGAGTTCAAGCTCAGCAACAAGGAGATCATTCAGCAGCTTCGTGAAATCGGCGTTCAGGCGAAAAGCCAGAAGACCGTCGTGGAAGACGAAGATGTGGAGCGCCTCAAGGCGGAAATGAAGAAAGGCGGCACCCGGAAACGGGAAGTCCGCCGCGTGGGCGAAAAGGGCGTTGTCATCCGACGCCGCCGCGTCAAATCCAAACCGGCCCAGGAAGAAGCCGCTCCCGAAGCCGTGGAAACGGTCGAAGAGCCGGTTGAGATTCCGGTGCCGACCGAAGAAACTCCCGTGGCCGAAGAGGCCGCTCCCGAAACCGTGGAGCCGGAGAAGAAAAAGACCGCCAAAAAGAAGGCGGCCAAGACGACCAAGCCCAAGGTCAAGATCATTGAGCCCGCTGTCGCCGAGGTGAAGACCGAAGAACCCGAGGCAGAGGCCGAAGCTCCCGAAGCTCCGGTCCAGGAAGCCGTGGCTGAAGAGGCCGCCCCCGAACCCGCGCCCGAAGCCACCGAAGCTGCCGAACCCGCAGAAGCCGAAGAAGCTCCCAAAGCCGAAGAAGAACCCGCCGCTGCCGTCGCGGAGGAACAGGCCGAAGAGCCCAAGGCCGAAGAGAAGCAGCCTGCCAAGGCCAAAAAGAAGAAGAAAAAGAAAGAGCTCGAAGCTCCCAAGGTCAAGATCATCTCCATGCCCACGCAGGAGGAGGTCCAGGCCCGGGAAGCCGCCAAGATGGCACAGCCCGAGCGCCGTCCCGCCGGTCGCGGCCGCCCCGCTGGAGGCCGTCCCGGCGGCCCCCGTCCCGGCGGTGCCCCCGGCGCAGCCCGTCCCGGCGGACCCCGTCCGGGAGCCCCCGCACCCGATCCGGCCCTCCCCGATGGCCGCAGCAAGAAGAAAAAGGGCAAGAAGGACCGCCGCGTGGTGGAATTCGGCACTGCCGGTCGCAAGGACGAGACCCGTCATTTCAATGATCCCTTCCCGAGGGGAGGCAAGGGCCGCAAGAAGAAAGGCCGCAGAGGCTCCGTGCAGCAGGAGGCCATGCAGGCCCAGCCCATGAAGGCAGCCAAGCGTAAAATCAAATTCGACGAGGCCATCCGACTGGCCGACATGGCCCACCAGATGGGCGTCAAGGCCCAGGACCTCATCAAGGCCCTGTTCGGCATGGGCGTCATGGCCACCATCAACCAGTCGCTGGACTTCGACACCGCCTCCCTGCTCGCCACCGAGTTCGGCTACGACGTGGAAAACGTCTCCTTCGACGAACAGGAATTCCTGATTCCGGTGGAGGCCGACAAGGACGAGGATCTCAAGCCGCGTCCGCCCGTGGTGACCATCATGGGCCACGTCGACCACGGCAAGACCTCGCTGTTGGACGCCATCCGCCTGTCGAACGTCACCGACGGCGAAGCCGGCGGCATCACCCAGCACATCGGCGCCTACCACGTGCAGACCAATCGCGGCGAAGTCGTGTTCCTGGATACTCCGGGCCACGAAGCGTTCACGACCATGCGCATGCGCGGCGCTCAGGTGACGGACATCGTCATCCTCGTTGTCGCCGCCGACGACGGCGTCATGGACCAGACCCGCGAGGCCATCTCCCACTCCAAGGCTGCCGGCGTGCCCATCGTGGTGGCCGTCAACAAGATGGACAAGGAAGGGGCCAACCCGGACAACGTCAAGCGCGAACTGGCCGAGCTGGGCCTGTCCCCCGAAGACTGGGGCGGCGACACCATCTTCGCCCACGTTTCCGCCAAGCAGAAAGAAGGCATCGACGAGCTGCTTGAAATGGTCCTGCTCCAGGCCGAGGTCATGGAGCTCAAGGCCAACCCGGACAAGCACGCACGCGGACACATTGTCGAAGCGCGCCTGGACAAGGGCCGCGGCCCGGTGGGCACCATGCTCATCTCCGAAGGCACCATCAACCAGGGCGACTCCTTCGTGTCCGGCGTTCATTTCGGCAAGGTCCGGGCCATGTTCAACGACCAGGGCAAGAAGCTCAAAACGGCCGGACCGGCCATGCCCGTGGAAATCCAGGGCTTTGACGGCCTGCCCGAAGCCGGTGACGAGCTGTTTGTCGTGGACGACGAGAAGGTCGCCCGCCGCATCGCCAACAGCCGCGCCATGAAGCAGCGCGAGAAGATCCTGTCCTCCAAGTCCAAGGTCACCCTGGAGTCCTTCCTGGCATCCAAGCCGAACGACGAGGCCCAGACCCTGAACCTGGTGCTCAAGGCCGACGTGCAGGGCTCTTTGGAGGCCGTCACCGAGGCGCTGAACAAGCTGTCCACGGACGAGGTCAAGATCAGCGTGGTCCACGGCGGTGCCGGTGCCATCACCGAATCCGACATCCTGCTGGCCAGCGCGTCCGAAGCCGTCATCATCGGCTTCAACGTCCGCCCGAACCTGAAGGTCAAGGAAATCGCCGAACAGGAAGGCGTGGAAGTCCGCTTCTACGACATCATCTACAAGCTGGTGCAGGAAGTGAAGGACGCCATGTCCGGCATGCTCACCCCGGACATCGAGGAAGTCTACCTCGGCCAGGCCGAAGTACGGCAGACCTTCTCCGTGCCCAAGATCGGCATCATCGCCGGTTGTTACGTCCCGGACGGCAAGATCACCCGCGGCTGCAAGGCCCGCCTGCTCCGCGACGGCGTGGTCATCTACACCGGTCAGGTCTCCTCGCTCAAGCGCGAGAAGGACGACGCCCGCGAAGTCACCAAGGGCTTTGAGTGCGGCATCGGTCTCGAAAAGTTCAACGACATCAAGGCCGGAGACATCATCGAGGCCTTCGACACCAAGGAAATTGCCCGTACCATTGACTAA
- a CDS encoding YlxR family protein, producing the protein MTGREEKDSPVRMCVACRQRFPKEELERYVPTASADGRDTIPVHDPDKTMPGRGYYVCGQARCRERFPKMVKGLMKKRER; encoded by the coding sequence ATGACCGGACGGGAAGAAAAAGACTCCCCTGTACGCATGTGCGTCGCCTGCCGCCAACGCTTCCCCAAGGAAGAGCTTGAGCGGTACGTGCCAACGGCAAGCGCAGATGGACGGGACACGATTCCCGTCCACGACCCGGACAAGACGATGCCGGGGCGCGGATATTACGTATGCGGCCAGGCCCGATGCCGGGAGCGATTCCCGAAAATGGTCAAGGGCCTGATGAAAAAACGCGAGAGGTGA
- the nusA gene encoding transcription termination factor NusA, giving the protein MSELKKAIDQISKDRGIDRDLLIDTLEEAVRSAVARKYGETMDIEVAFNEELGEIEVFEFKVVVEEVHDPISEISLEDATAHDPNARLDDEMGFPLKVEDLGRIAAQSAKQVIIQRMRDAEQEIIFEEYKDRVSEIASGIIQRRDRTGWIINLGRTEALLPKDEQIPRERYKRGDRVQAFIIDVLKESRGPQVIVSRSHPDYMVELFKREVPEVADGTVKIMGVARDPGLRAKVAVMSRDRDVDPVGACVGIRGSRIQNVVQELKGERIDIVVWSPDIAMYAQHALSPAMITRITVDDEDEALEVVCPDDQLTLAIGRKGQNVKLAAKLLGWKIDIFTESRYGEMNAGRKGMDQIASVAEIDMNAFINAGFETVDAIVQATDEELLEVNGLDESKISEIRMAINMLDLGSDTEEDSAEEVETEDVTVEEEATDAETEKTAEAVEDAPETDDTETPAEGEETE; this is encoded by the coding sequence ATGTCGGAGCTGAAAAAAGCCATCGACCAGATCAGCAAGGACAGGGGCATTGACCGCGACCTCCTGATCGACACCCTTGAAGAGGCCGTCCGTTCGGCCGTGGCCCGCAAATACGGCGAGACCATGGACATCGAAGTGGCCTTCAACGAAGAGCTCGGCGAGATCGAGGTCTTCGAGTTCAAGGTGGTCGTGGAAGAGGTGCATGATCCCATCAGCGAGATTTCGCTTGAGGACGCCACGGCCCACGATCCCAACGCCCGGTTGGACGATGAGATGGGCTTCCCGCTCAAGGTGGAGGACCTGGGCCGCATCGCTGCACAGAGTGCCAAGCAGGTCATCATCCAGCGCATGCGCGATGCCGAGCAGGAAATCATTTTCGAAGAATACAAGGACCGCGTGTCCGAGATCGCCAGCGGCATCATCCAGCGCCGCGACCGCACCGGCTGGATCATCAACCTCGGCCGCACCGAGGCCCTGCTGCCCAAGGACGAGCAGATTCCCCGCGAGCGCTACAAGCGCGGCGACCGCGTCCAGGCGTTCATCATTGATGTATTGAAGGAGTCCCGCGGCCCGCAGGTCATCGTGTCCCGCTCCCACCCCGATTACATGGTGGAGCTGTTCAAGCGCGAGGTGCCCGAAGTGGCCGACGGCACGGTCAAGATCATGGGCGTGGCCCGCGATCCCGGACTGCGCGCCAAGGTGGCCGTCATGTCCCGCGACCGCGACGTCGATCCCGTGGGCGCCTGTGTCGGCATCCGCGGCTCCCGCATCCAGAACGTGGTCCAGGAACTCAAGGGCGAACGCATCGACATCGTGGTCTGGTCCCCGGACATCGCCATGTACGCCCAGCACGCCCTGTCCCCGGCCATGATCACCCGGATCACCGTGGACGACGAGGACGAGGCATTGGAAGTGGTCTGCCCCGACGATCAGCTCACCCTGGCCATCGGCCGGAAGGGCCAGAACGTCAAACTGGCCGCCAAGCTGCTCGGCTGGAAGATCGACATCTTCACCGAATCCCGCTACGGCGAGATGAACGCGGGCCGCAAGGGCATGGACCAGATCGCGTCCGTGGCCGAAATCGACATGAACGCCTTCATCAACGCCGGGTTCGAAACCGTGGACGCCATCGTCCAGGCAACGGACGAGGAACTGCTGGAAGTGAACGGCCTGGACGAGTCCAAGATCAGCGAGATCAGGATGGCCATCAACATGCTTGATCTCGGTTCCGACACGGAAGAGGACTCCGCCGAAGAAGTGGAGACCGAGGACGTGACGGTCGAAGAAGAAGCAACCGATGCCGAGACGGAAAAGACTGCTGAAGCTGTCGAAGACGCCCCGGAAACGGACGATACCGAAACTCCCGCCGAAGGCGAGGAGACTGAATAA
- a CDS encoding ribosome maturation factor RimP: MRQTFEEMLSDIIRPEVENLGYVFWGLSSPASGKKRVVRIYIDHEGGVTIDQCAQVSRQVGLMLEVEDVIPGAFTLEVSSPGLERPFFRPEQMAAYVGRIVEVVLNEPVGERKKFKGELKGVDGDTFTLALEDDTMDFDWLSVKKATLVHEF, translated from the coding sequence ATGCGCCAGACATTCGAAGAAATGCTGTCGGACATAATCCGTCCCGAGGTGGAAAACCTCGGGTACGTTTTCTGGGGCCTCTCGTCGCCCGCTTCCGGCAAGAAACGCGTTGTCCGCATCTACATCGACCATGAAGGCGGCGTGACCATCGACCAATGCGCTCAGGTCAGCCGACAGGTAGGATTGATGCTCGAGGTGGAGGACGTCATTCCCGGTGCCTTTACCCTGGAAGTCTCCTCGCCCGGCCTGGAGCGGCCCTTCTTCCGGCCCGAACAGATGGCAGCATACGTCGGCCGCATCGTCGAGGTGGTCCTGAACGAACCCGTGGGCGAGCGGAAGAAATTCAAGGGAGAACTCAAGGGCGTCGACGGCGACACCTTCACCCTGGCCCTCGAAGACGATACCATGGACTTTGACTGGCTTTCCGTGAAGAAAGCCACCCTGGTCCACGAATTTTAG
- the flgF gene encoding flagellar basal-body rod protein FlgF: MRDSTYSALFGALSNEMRMSSIANNLANVNTSAFKKDKLAFHDAFVRFAHDYLVDERTNLRGDKLFPEAQIMAKPRLAAQQTDFSQGSLQQTGNQLDFALSGEGFFSVEAGGETLYTRAGNFLVDATGTVRTQDGNTVLVEGGPLVLTPGARVVVDGTGNISVNGELAGSFDVVNFDAPTQLERVGANNFRAKDGAAAVPAEDMTVEQGFLEKGNVEVVTEMVAMIETQRAFTMYTKMIQASDESDSKLITQVGRPTI; the protein is encoded by the coding sequence ATGCGGGACAGTACATACAGCGCGCTATTCGGTGCTTTATCCAATGAAATGAGGATGTCATCGATCGCCAATAATTTGGCGAACGTGAACACGTCGGCATTCAAAAAGGACAAGTTGGCCTTTCATGACGCCTTTGTTCGTTTCGCCCATGACTACCTGGTTGACGAGCGTACCAACCTGCGCGGGGACAAACTCTTTCCCGAGGCCCAGATCATGGCCAAGCCGCGCCTGGCCGCCCAGCAGACCGATTTCTCCCAGGGCAGCCTCCAGCAAACGGGAAACCAGCTCGATTTCGCATTGAGCGGCGAGGGGTTTTTCTCGGTCGAGGCCGGTGGAGAGACCCTCTACACCCGGGCCGGCAACTTTCTGGTGGACGCCACGGGCACGGTACGCACCCAGGACGGCAACACGGTCCTGGTGGAAGGCGGCCCCCTGGTGCTCACGCCCGGTGCCCGCGTCGTGGTCGACGGCACCGGCAACATTTCGGTCAACGGCGAGCTTGCCGGTTCCTTCGACGTCGTGAATTTCGACGCCCCGACCCAGTTGGAGAGGGTGGGGGCCAACAACTTCCGGGCCAAGGATGGGGCCGCTGCCGTCCCGGCCGAGGACATGACCGTGGAGCAGGGCTTCCTGGAAAAAGGCAACGTGGAGGTGGTCACCGAGATGGTGGCCATGATCGAAACACAGCGCGCTTTTACCATGTATACCAAGATGATCCAGGCTTCCGACGAGTCGGATTCGAAACTGATCACCCAGGTTGGACGTCCAACCATATAA
- the flgG gene encoding flagellar basal-body rod protein FlgG: MMRSLWTSATGMIAMQTHIDTLSNNLANVNTTGFKKSRAEFEDLMYQTLKIAGTQNEAGNRTPVGMQIGMGVRPVTVHKFFTQGDFQNTGNPLDMAIEGDGFFRVQMNGEDVYTRAGSFKLDNEGTVVTAGGHPLQPEFSVPAETASVVITETGNIAALDKDGVALAQADIDLYRFQNPAGLIATGRNFYRASEASGAAVAGTPGDDNYGTIAQGFLEGSNVEMVDEMVGLIVGQRAFEINSKAITTSDGMLQTAINIKR; encoded by the coding sequence ATGATGCGTTCCCTTTGGACATCCGCCACGGGCATGATCGCCATGCAGACCCACATCGACACGCTGTCCAACAACCTGGCCAACGTGAACACCACCGGCTTCAAGAAGAGCCGGGCCGAGTTCGAGGACCTGATGTACCAGACCCTCAAGATCGCCGGTACCCAGAACGAGGCGGGCAACAGGACCCCCGTGGGCATGCAGATCGGCATGGGCGTCCGTCCCGTGACCGTGCACAAGTTTTTCACCCAGGGGGATTTCCAGAATACCGGAAACCCGCTGGACATGGCCATCGAGGGCGACGGGTTCTTTCGCGTCCAGATGAACGGTGAAGACGTCTATACCCGTGCCGGTTCGTTCAAGCTGGACAACGAGGGCACGGTGGTGACGGCCGGAGGCCATCCGCTGCAGCCCGAGTTCTCCGTGCCTGCGGAGACGGCCAGCGTGGTGATCACCGAGACCGGCAATATCGCCGCCCTGGACAAGGACGGCGTGGCCCTGGCCCAGGCAGACATCGACCTCTACCGGTTCCAGAACCCGGCCGGGCTGATCGCCACGGGCCGCAACTTCTACCGGGCCAGCGAGGCCTCCGGCGCAGCGGTCGCAGGCACTCCGGGCGACGACAACTACGGCACCATCGCCCAGGGATTCCTGGAAGGGTCCAACGTGGAGATGGTGGACGAAATGGTCGGCCTGATCGTGGGCCAGAGGGCCTTCGAGATCAATTCCAAGGCAATAACAACGTCTGACGGCATGCTGCAGACGGCCATCAACATCAAGCGCTAA
- the flgA gene encoding flagellar basal body P-ring formation chaperone FlgA, protein MTHRQDTRLGKTLLFWIAGLTVILAAYLAMPVLASAASGNGWRAIVKSEACVKGPIVLLGEIADPVNDLARNQWKTLSQIKLWEASTRVGRPVTIDRDKLRKVLKYYLGDMAGNLVLPSQMAVQTGGRVISGEELKARVVAFLTPRAKALGGEVEFKNLQLPMHIFFPNTYDKLSIRADQDLKPGHNQIKLYGVTPDDRILSRRAGSVFLNVWKAVPVAAKPLNRYERVSRDNVTFRRVNLAHKSEVWDGTGGPWRMVRTLGRGQVFTMSHLEPVPLIEKGETVYLKYIGNNVQLTIKAKAQGEAGMGQEVAVMNMQSKKTIMATVISDDTVVVR, encoded by the coding sequence ATGACGCACAGACAGGACACAAGGCTGGGGAAGACGCTTCTTTTTTGGATCGCCGGGTTGACGGTGATTCTGGCGGCGTATCTGGCCATGCCCGTGCTGGCGTCGGCCGCATCCGGGAACGGATGGCGGGCCATTGTCAAAAGCGAGGCCTGCGTCAAGGGGCCGATAGTGCTCCTCGGCGAGATCGCCGATCCCGTGAATGATCTGGCCCGGAATCAGTGGAAGACGCTTTCGCAGATCAAGCTGTGGGAGGCGTCGACGCGGGTCGGGCGGCCGGTGACCATTGACCGGGACAAGCTCAGGAAAGTGCTCAAGTACTATCTCGGGGACATGGCGGGCAACCTGGTGCTGCCCAGTCAGATGGCCGTGCAGACGGGGGGACGGGTCATTTCCGGCGAGGAATTGAAGGCCCGCGTCGTCGCATTTTTGACGCCGCGCGCAAAGGCGCTGGGCGGCGAGGTGGAATTCAAGAACCTCCAGTTGCCCATGCACATCTTTTTCCCGAACACCTATGACAAGCTGTCCATCCGTGCGGACCAGGATCTCAAGCCCGGTCACAATCAGATCAAACTGTACGGCGTGACGCCCGACGACCGGATTCTTTCCCGCCGGGCCGGATCCGTGTTCCTCAACGTCTGGAAGGCCGTTCCCGTGGCCGCCAAGCCGCTCAACCGCTATGAGCGGGTGAGCAGGGACAACGTCACCTTCCGGCGCGTGAACCTGGCCCACAAGTCCGAGGTCTGGGACGGCACGGGCGGACCGTGGCGCATGGTCCGGACCCTCGGGCGCGGACAGGTCTTCACCATGTCCCACCTGGAGCCGGTGCCGCTCATCGAAAAGGGCGAGACCGTCTATCTCAAGTACATCGGCAACAATGTGCAGTTGACCATCAAGGCCAAGGCGCAGGGCGAGGCGGGCATGGGCCAGGAAGTGGCGGTGATGAACATGCAGAGCAAAAAGACGATAATGGCTACCGTGATCAGCGACGACACGGTGGTTGTCAGGTAG
- a CDS encoding flagellar basal body L-ring protein FlgH — MSRYFILIGALVLLAAGCAPTYKEQPMPPLTPPVYEQDDPTLNPGSLFDSNRSEFLYDDNRASRVGDIVLVKVAEEANTSLKSETTADKENTHNTGVTAMPTTGLIGSLPLTGQLGAKVGTSIQASQSSEFSGNGETKQESSFEATVATRIVRRLPGNLLQVEGARRIRVNAETQFLVVRGLIRQRDIASDNSVSSAKLAEAQIEIYGQGVLADKQKPGWLSRILDNIYPF; from the coding sequence ATGAGCAGGTATTTTATCTTGATCGGAGCATTGGTTCTGCTGGCGGCGGGGTGCGCTCCCACTTACAAGGAGCAACCCATGCCTCCCCTGACGCCGCCGGTGTACGAGCAGGATGATCCCACTCTCAATCCGGGGTCCCTGTTCGATTCCAACCGGTCGGAGTTCCTCTATGACGACAACCGGGCCAGCCGCGTCGGCGACATCGTCCTGGTCAAGGTGGCCGAAGAGGCGAACACCAGCCTGAAGTCCGAGACCACGGCCGACAAGGAGAACACCCACAATACCGGCGTGACCGCCATGCCGACCACCGGCCTCATCGGGTCCCTCCCGCTGACGGGCCAGCTGGGCGCGAAGGTGGGGACCTCCATCCAGGCTTCCCAGTCTTCCGAGTTTTCCGGCAACGGAGAGACCAAGCAGGAATCCTCCTTCGAGGCCACCGTCGCCACCCGCATCGTCCGCCGGTTGCCCGGCAATCTGCTGCAGGTCGAGGGAGCCCGCCGCATCAGGGTCAACGCCGAAACGCAGTTCCTGGTGGTGCGCGGCCTCATTCGGCAGCGGGACATCGCCTCGGACAATTCCGTGTCTTCCGCCAAGCTGGCGGAGGCCCAGATCGAAATCTATGGCCAGGGTGTGCTGGCGGACAAGCAGAAGCCCGGCTGGCTGTCGCGTATCCTGGATAACATCTATCCCTTCTGA
- a CDS encoding flagellar basal body P-ring protein FlgI, with amino-acid sequence MARTLVLALLLLANILFLAVVLAPSDADAARLKDIASFSGVRNNELVGYGLVVGLAGTGDGTSSTFTMRSMSNMLEKMGVETDPTDLKPKNVAAVMVTAKMPVSAKPGSTIDVTVSSLGDAKSLLGGILLITPLKGLDGRVYAVGQGALTIGGFSVAGAAADAQKNIPTVGRIPSGAVVERGVPFKFNTQDSMTLNLSVADFGTTMQVVNKINASMGGEFASAKDISTIDLRLPDRFRGNMVPLMASLENLDISPDGKARVVVDEKTGTVVLGQDVRLSKVAVAHGSLQIVVSEDQEVSQPGPFSDGETVVVPRTDIQVTEANNQLMLMEGATLQELVDGLNSIGASPRDLISIIRALKVAGSLHAEVEVI; translated from the coding sequence ATGGCCAGGACTCTTGTCCTTGCCCTGCTCCTGCTCGCGAACATCCTGTTCCTGGCGGTGGTGCTGGCCCCGTCCGACGCGGATGCCGCGCGACTGAAGGACATCGCCAGTTTCAGCGGCGTCCGCAACAACGAACTGGTCGGGTACGGCCTGGTTGTCGGCCTTGCCGGCACCGGGGACGGCACCTCGTCCACCTTCACCATGCGCTCCATGTCCAACATGCTGGAAAAGATGGGCGTCGAGACCGACCCCACCGACCTCAAACCCAAGAACGTGGCCGCGGTCATGGTCACGGCCAAGATGCCGGTGTCGGCCAAGCCCGGCTCCACCATCGACGTGACCGTCTCTTCCCTTGGCGACGCCAAGAGCCTGCTGGGCGGCATCCTGCTGATCACGCCCCTCAAGGGACTGGACGGGCGGGTGTACGCCGTGGGCCAGGGCGCCCTGACCATCGGCGGGTTCTCCGTGGCCGGTGCGGCTGCGGATGCCCAGAAGAACATCCCCACCGTGGGCCGCATCCCCAGCGGGGCCGTGGTCGAGCGGGGAGTTCCCTTCAAGTTCAACACGCAGGACTCCATGACCCTGAACCTGTCGGTCGCCGATTTCGGCACTACCATGCAGGTGGTCAACAAGATCAACGCCAGCATGGGCGGCGAGTTCGCCAGCGCCAAGGATATTTCCACCATCGACCTGCGGTTGCCCGACCGCTTCCGGGGCAACATGGTTCCGCTCATGGCCTCCCTGGAGAACCTGGACATTTCCCCGGACGGCAAGGCCCGCGTGGTGGTGGACGAGAAGACCGGCACCGTGGTGCTCGGCCAGGACGTCCGGCTGAGCAAGGTGGCCGTGGCGCACGGCAGCCTGCAGATCGTCGTTTCCGAGGATCAGGAAGTCAGCCAGCCCGGCCCGTTCTCGGACGGCGAGACCGTGGTCGTCCCCAGGACGGACATCCAGGTGACCGAAGCCAACAACCAGTTGATGCTCATGGAGGGCGCGACCCTTCAGGAGCTGGTGGACGGCCTCAACTCCATAGGCGCGTCGCCGCGCGATCTCATATCCATCATCCGGGCGCTCAAGGTGGCCGGTTCCCTGCATGCCGAAGTGGAGGTTATCTAG